Part of the Planktothrix serta PCC 8927 genome is shown below.
TGGAATTATTCAACCGTTAATGTGGTTAATTTTATTTGGAGCATTATTTCAAAATGCCCCCAAAGGATTATTTGGAGAAACCCTAAATTATGCTCAATTTTTAGAGGCAGGAGTGATTGTTTTTACGGCATTTGCTGGAGCTTTAAATGCAGGGTTGCCGATCATGTTTGATCGAGAATTTGGGTTTCTTAATCGGTTATTAGTCGCGCCTTTAGTCTCTCGTTTTTCTATTGTCTTAGCTTCAGCGATTTATATTGTGGCTTTGAGTTTAATTCAAACCTGTGTAATTGTTACCGCAGGAACCGTTTTAGGGGCCGGATTACCGGGAATAGCCGGATTAAGTATCATTACCCTAATTGTGCTTTTATTAGTCTTAGGAGTAACAGGTTTAAGTTTAGGATTAGCCTTTGCGTTACCCGGTCATATTGAATTAATTGCGGTGATTTTTGTTACTAATTTACCGCTTTTATTTGCCAGTACCGCCCTCGCTCCTTTATCTTTTATGCCCACTTGGTTACAAGTTGTTGCTTCCCTAAACCCCCTCAGTTATGCCATTGAACCGATTCGTTATTTATATCTCCATCAAGATTGGGGATTCAATAGTGTGGTAATGCACGCACCCTTTGCTACCATCACCTTTGGCGGTGCATTATTAGTTTTACTAGGGTTTACAACGGTGTCATTAGTTTCAATTCAGCCTCTATTAA
Proteins encoded:
- a CDS encoding ABC transporter permease; translated protein: MSSSTTSVKLSTSHQTADQQPNLVGEFLQETIALTRRLFIQLQRRPSTLIAGIIQPLMWLILFGALFQNAPKGLFGETLNYAQFLEAGVIVFTAFAGALNAGLPIMFDREFGFLNRLLVAPLVSRFSIVLASAIYIVALSLIQTCVIVTAGTVLGAGLPGIAGLSIITLIVLLLVLGVTGLSLGLAFALPGHIELIAVIFVTNLPLLFASTALAPLSFMPTWLQVVASLNPLSYAIEPIRYLYLHQDWGFNSVVMHAPFATITFGGALLVLLGFTTVSLVSIQPLLKRRFA